A single region of the Aeromicrobium chenweiae genome encodes:
- a CDS encoding ABC-F family ATP-binding cassette domain-containing protein codes for MGHLDLSSISFTLSDGRPLLSDVSLRVGEGAKVALIGPNGTGKTTLTRIATGDLDPHSGAVTVTGGLGVMRQFIGSVRDDSTVRDLLVSVAPPVVRAAAAEVDRSELAMIERDEEQDQMAYAQAIVDWGDAGGYEHEAMWDMCTMAALGVPFQQAQYRQVTTLSGGEQKRLVLEALLRGPEQVLLLDEPDNYLDVPAKRWLEERLVETPKTVLFVSHDRELIERVAQRIATLEPGAAGSTLWVHPGRFSTYLQARLDRNAKLEERRLRWDEERAKLKALVLMYRQKAAYNSDMAARYQAAQTRLDRFEREGPPEAVPIAQNLRMRLEGGRTAKRAVVAEQVELTGLMQPFDLEIWFGERVAVLGSNGSGKSHFLRLLAAGGSRPDIEHEPVGEVVPPPVDHTGMARLGSRVRPGWFAQTHEHPSLMGRTLLEILHHGDGHRRGMGHEGSAKALDRYGLAKAGDQAFDQLSGGQQARFQILLLELAHATMLLLDEPTDNLDLESAEALEAALSTFEGTVVAVTHDRWFARSFDRFLVFGADGRLYESDEPVWDETRVVRDR; via the coding sequence GTGGGACACCTCGACCTCAGCTCGATCAGCTTCACGCTCTCCGACGGGCGGCCGCTGCTGTCCGACGTCAGCCTCCGTGTCGGCGAGGGCGCGAAGGTCGCACTCATCGGTCCCAACGGGACGGGCAAGACGACGCTGACGCGCATCGCCACCGGCGACCTCGACCCGCACTCCGGGGCGGTCACCGTGACCGGCGGGCTCGGCGTCATGCGCCAGTTCATCGGGTCGGTCCGCGACGACAGCACGGTGCGCGACCTGCTCGTGTCGGTCGCTCCGCCGGTCGTCCGCGCGGCCGCCGCCGAGGTCGACCGCAGCGAGCTCGCGATGATCGAGCGCGACGAGGAGCAGGACCAGATGGCGTACGCGCAGGCGATCGTCGACTGGGGCGACGCCGGCGGCTACGAGCACGAGGCGATGTGGGACATGTGCACGATGGCGGCGCTCGGCGTGCCGTTCCAGCAGGCCCAGTACCGCCAGGTCACGACGTTGTCCGGTGGCGAGCAGAAGCGGCTCGTGCTCGAGGCGCTGCTCCGCGGGCCCGAGCAGGTGCTCCTGCTGGACGAGCCCGACAACTACCTCGACGTTCCGGCCAAGCGGTGGCTCGAGGAACGGCTCGTGGAGACGCCCAAGACCGTGCTGTTCGTGAGCCACGACCGCGAGCTCATCGAGCGGGTCGCTCAACGGATCGCGACCCTCGAGCCCGGAGCGGCCGGCAGCACGCTGTGGGTGCACCCGGGACGGTTCTCGACGTACCTGCAGGCCCGGCTGGACCGCAACGCCAAGCTCGAGGAGCGTCGGCTGCGCTGGGACGAGGAGCGGGCCAAGCTCAAGGCGCTCGTGCTGATGTACCGGCAGAAGGCCGCCTACAACTCGGACATGGCAGCGAGGTACCAGGCCGCGCAGACCCGCTTGGACCGCTTCGAGCGTGAGGGACCTCCGGAGGCGGTGCCGATCGCGCAGAACCTGCGGATGCGGCTCGAGGGCGGGCGCACGGCCAAGCGGGCGGTCGTCGCCGAGCAGGTCGAGCTCACGGGGCTCATGCAGCCGTTCGACCTGGAGATCTGGTTCGGGGAGCGGGTCGCCGTGCTGGGCAGCAACGGGTCGGGCAAGTCGCACTTCCTGCGGCTGCTCGCCGCCGGCGGCTCCCGTCCCGACATCGAGCACGAGCCGGTCGGTGAGGTCGTGCCGCCACCGGTCGACCACACGGGGATGGCGCGGCTGGGGTCGCGGGTCCGTCCCGGCTGGTTCGCCCAGACGCACGAGCACCCGTCGCTGATGGGTCGCACGCTGCTCGAGATCCTCCACCACGGCGACGGCCACCGGCGGGGGATGGGCCACGAGGGGTCGGCGAAGGCGCTCGACCGGTACGGCCTGGCGAAGGCCGGCGACCAGGCGTTCGACCAGCTGTCCGGAGGGCAGCAGGCCCGGTTCCAGATCCTGCTGCTCGAGCTCGCGCACGCGACGATGCTGCTGCTGGACGAGCCGACCGACAACCTCGACCTGGAGTCGGCCGAGGCGCTCGAGGCGGCCCTGTCGACCTTCGAGGGCACGGTCGTGGCGGTGACCCACGACCGGTGGTTCGCGCGGAGCTTCGACCGGTTCCTGGTGTTCGGGGCCGATGGCAGGCTGTACGAGTCGGACGAGCCGGTGTGGGACGAGACGAGGGTCGTGAGGGACAGATGA
- a CDS encoding NAD(P)-dependent alcohol dehydrogenase, translating into MRPSHALQADQPHDVPHRVRVERRDLRPDDVAIRVTHCGVCHSDLHALAAGPEAFPLVPGHEFVGEVVEVGPDVRDFAVGDPVAVGNIVDSCGVCPMCRADQENFCQDFPTLTYGGRDRVDGSTTLGGFSTEYVARDRFVYHRPAGLDAAGVAPLMCAGVTVWEPLRAWGVGDGSAVGVVGLGGLGHLAVKMAHALGARVTVFTRTLDKADDARALGADDVVLSTDDAAMAAVAGTLDLVIDTVAVPHPVEPYLRVLAMDGTLCSLGHLGPVTVETTALLIGRKRLSSSGSGGRRSTREMLDFCSRHGIVADVEVLPSRSIAVALERLEAGDVRYRFVLDLADL; encoded by the coding sequence ATGCGCCCGTCCCACGCCCTGCAGGCCGACCAACCGCACGACGTCCCCCACCGGGTGCGGGTCGAGCGACGGGACCTGCGCCCCGACGACGTGGCGATCCGGGTCACCCACTGCGGTGTCTGCCACTCCGATCTGCACGCGCTCGCGGCCGGCCCGGAGGCCTTCCCGCTCGTGCCGGGCCACGAGTTCGTCGGGGAGGTCGTCGAGGTCGGTCCCGACGTGCGCGACTTCGCCGTCGGCGACCCCGTGGCGGTCGGCAACATCGTCGACTCCTGCGGGGTCTGCCCGATGTGCCGCGCCGACCAGGAGAACTTCTGCCAGGACTTCCCGACCCTCACGTACGGCGGCCGCGACCGGGTCGACGGCAGCACCACCCTCGGCGGGTTCAGCACCGAGTACGTCGCCCGCGACCGGTTCGTCTACCACCGTCCGGCCGGTCTCGACGCTGCGGGCGTCGCTCCCCTGATGTGCGCGGGCGTCACGGTCTGGGAGCCGCTGCGCGCGTGGGGCGTCGGCGACGGATCGGCGGTCGGCGTCGTCGGGCTCGGCGGGCTCGGCCACCTGGCGGTCAAGATGGCGCACGCACTCGGCGCACGCGTGACCGTCTTCACCAGGACGCTCGACAAGGCCGACGACGCTCGCGCGCTGGGCGCCGACGACGTCGTCCTCTCCACCGACGACGCGGCGATGGCCGCCGTGGCCGGCACCCTTGACCTGGTGATCGACACGGTCGCCGTCCCGCACCCGGTCGAGCCCTATCTCCGTGTGCTCGCGATGGACGGCACCCTCTGCTCGCTGGGCCATCTCGGACCGGTGACCGTCGAGACCACGGCCCTGCTCATCGGGCGCAAGCGGCTCTCGTCGTCCGGCAGCGGCGGACGACGGAGCACGCGAGAGATGCTCGACTTCTGCAGCCGGCACGGGATCGTCGCCGACGTCGAGGTGCTGCCGTCGCGGTCGATTGCCGTCGCACTCGAACGCCTCGAGGCCGGTGACGTCCGCTACCGGTTCGTGCTCGACCTCGCCGACCTCTGA
- a CDS encoding OFA family MFS transporter → MALAVLDRRHTVAKPGFNRWLIPPAALAVHFCIGQVYATSVYKASLVQHFDSSLTKIGIIFSIAIVMLGLSAAIFGTWVDTGGPRRAMVTAAVFWSGGFMVGSLGIATDQLWLVYLGYGFIGGIGLGIGYISPVSTLIKWFPDRPGLATGMAIMGFGGGAMIASPLSSKLLGIYDDKYDTATGIASGSAVAKLFVTLGLVYLVLMLFGAWLIRVPADGWKPAGFDPSTVKAKALVTTDNVSADNAIKTPQFWLLWVVLFCNVTAGIGILEQASPMIQDFFRDGSKSSVSAASAAGFVGLLSLFNLAGRFIWSSTSDVVGRKNMYVGYLGIGIVLYAFLAFQGSSSTILFALLAGVIISFYGGGFATVPAYLRDLFGTYQVGAIHGRLLTAWAAAGVAGPLIVNGFLDAQGEPGKLNAGDYRPALLTMVAILAVGFVANLLIRPVASRFHEDKAAAATAEAPVESAGDGGTDVAIDKAGPLLVIAWIVVLVPLAYGIYETAVKAADLF, encoded by the coding sequence ATGGCACTCGCAGTCCTCGACCGCCGGCACACGGTCGCCAAGCCCGGCTTCAACCGCTGGCTGATCCCGCCGGCCGCACTGGCAGTCCACTTCTGCATCGGGCAGGTGTACGCGACGAGCGTCTACAAGGCGTCGCTCGTGCAGCACTTCGACTCGAGCCTGACCAAGATCGGGATCATCTTCTCGATCGCGATCGTCATGCTCGGCCTGTCCGCGGCGATCTTCGGCACGTGGGTCGACACCGGGGGACCGCGTCGGGCGATGGTCACCGCGGCGGTGTTCTGGTCCGGCGGGTTCATGGTCGGCTCGCTCGGCATCGCCACCGACCAGCTGTGGCTCGTCTATCTCGGCTACGGCTTCATCGGGGGCATCGGCCTGGGGATCGGCTACATCTCCCCGGTGTCGACGCTGATCAAGTGGTTCCCGGACCGTCCCGGCCTCGCGACAGGCATGGCGATCATGGGCTTCGGCGGCGGCGCGATGATCGCGAGCCCCCTGTCGTCCAAGCTGCTCGGCATCTACGACGACAAGTACGACACCGCGACGGGCATCGCGTCCGGCTCGGCCGTGGCCAAGCTGTTCGTGACCCTCGGCCTGGTCTACCTCGTCCTGATGCTGTTCGGCGCCTGGCTCATCCGCGTGCCGGCGGACGGCTGGAAGCCGGCCGGATTCGACCCGTCGACAGTGAAGGCCAAGGCGCTCGTCACGACCGACAACGTCTCGGCCGACAACGCGATCAAGACGCCCCAGTTCTGGCTGCTGTGGGTCGTGCTGTTCTGCAACGTCACCGCCGGCATCGGCATCCTCGAGCAGGCCTCCCCGATGATCCAGGACTTCTTCCGTGACGGCTCCAAGTCCTCGGTCAGTGCGGCGTCGGCAGCCGGCTTCGTCGGGCTGCTCTCGCTGTTCAACCTCGCGGGCCGGTTCATCTGGTCGTCCACGTCCGACGTCGTCGGGCGCAAGAACATGTACGTGGGCTATCTGGGCATCGGCATCGTCCTGTACGCCTTCTTGGCCTTCCAGGGCTCGTCGTCCACGATCCTGTTCGCCCTGCTCGCGGGCGTCATCATCAGCTTCTACGGCGGCGGGTTCGCGACCGTGCCGGCGTACCTGCGCGACCTGTTCGGCACCTACCAGGTCGGCGCGATCCACGGGCGCCTGCTCACCGCGTGGGCGGCCGCGGGCGTGGCGGGCCCGCTGATCGTCAACGGGTTCCTGGACGCCCAGGGCGAGCCCGGCAAGCTCAACGCGGGGGACTACCGTCCCGCGCTGCTGACGATGGTCGCCATCTTGGCGGTCGGGTTCGTGGCCAACCTCCTGATCCGGCCGGTCGCCTCGCGCTTCCACGAGGACAAGGCGGCGGCCGCCACGGCTGAGGCACCCGTCGAATCCGCCGGCGACGGCGGCACCGACGTGGCGATCGACAAGGCCGGACCGTTGCTGGTCATCGCCTGGATCGTGGTCCTGGTGCCGCTGGCGTACGGCATCTACGAGACGGCAGTGAAGGCAGCCGACCTGTTCTGA
- a CDS encoding amidase family protein, with product MPTTTSRRAARLVSLPLASALGVGLLAVTPSAQALSSASTTNGATVQINDARRPGLDTGSIRNVSESRMEGFGNIFVHVDTPDDEAPRMNDQMMRGFGLTASAPGSYTSTRSVRLADLVMTRKVQVTSATNTTSFFDTFTNTSTEPVTFAVSFGGSLGSGHTTTGATPSPNKATISATSDGDTVAEADDTWLTATTPGNTRPTGIVVGSGVTRLGDQQANPFTTAYTPTGSRSNDLGFVRELTVEPGRTTSLMQYVVVGARSDTSQISTDTAAAAAKPDFANLTLDEICTLANWDLSAYQAACAGAEPLQIPAGETPALHSTEVAYDVSGKTIADLQADMVAGTVTSVQVTKAYLDRIEAYDSGALGFHAFITVAKDAVAQAMAADKKRAAGEKGDLLGVPIALKDLYDTKDMPTSGGTLALKDWQPGADAWQVARLREAGAVIIGKTNLSEFANSGSFSESGFQQTWNALYPSKTSFGSSGGSATAVGADLAAGAMGTQTGVSLYAPSTGAGLTSFRGTDGLTSTNGVMPLTWATDYAGPIAKSVTDVASLLDATATRTTGNNPDDLLTSRVDNSNRPAEWKSALRSDALKGKVIGYVPSAFRSTAITDDNAGQVALEQARTAIEAAGGTLVPVAEGQATAPANPTGSFPTSGSAGAEGWERYIAEERPNAFPLTTKQLMESPANLPYNVSGNYTAQPMDDTSVDNLLKRRDAYKQTAASWMDSAFGGEPVAAVIYPGFLTSVGNNDASSAIFSSDRASGVPTQSIGLPTAILPIGKNEEGQSNNVQIVGRAWDDALVLGLGYAVEQQARAAVHTAFAPALPWTGPADSVTSVSLDRTATTYGTAVRATVSVASDPAATGKVTVQVAGRKVTGTVTRGRATVTLPTNVPVGSHLVTASYLGSDTVAPSTATATVKVAKAGTRATIKLAKSTVKSGKRALLRITVVAPRKATVLIHDGNKIVRTVTVGRTKSIRLPKLAPGRHTIRAYVVTGEEYSPAWSKKVKLRVSKKK from the coding sequence ATGCCCACCACCACGTCGAGGCGCGCCGCGCGTCTCGTCTCCCTCCCGCTCGCCTCGGCGCTCGGAGTCGGCCTGCTGGCCGTCACCCCGTCGGCCCAGGCGCTCTCGAGCGCGTCGACCACCAACGGCGCCACCGTCCAGATCAACGATGCGCGACGACCGGGCCTCGACACCGGCTCGATCCGCAACGTCTCCGAGTCCAGGATGGAGGGCTTCGGCAACATCTTCGTCCACGTCGACACCCCGGACGACGAGGCGCCGCGGATGAACGACCAGATGATGCGCGGCTTCGGTCTCACGGCCTCGGCGCCCGGCTCGTACACGTCGACGAGGTCGGTCCGCCTCGCCGACCTGGTGATGACGCGCAAGGTCCAGGTCACCTCCGCGACCAACACCACGAGCTTCTTCGACACCTTCACGAACACCTCGACCGAGCCCGTGACGTTCGCGGTGTCCTTCGGCGGATCGCTCGGGTCGGGGCACACGACCACCGGAGCCACGCCCAGCCCGAACAAGGCGACGATCAGCGCCACCAGCGACGGTGACACGGTCGCGGAGGCGGACGACACGTGGCTCACCGCAACGACTCCCGGGAACACCCGGCCCACCGGCATCGTCGTCGGGTCCGGGGTGACCCGGCTCGGTGACCAGCAGGCCAACCCGTTCACCACGGCGTACACACCGACCGGGAGCCGGTCGAACGACCTCGGCTTCGTGCGCGAGCTGACGGTGGAGCCGGGACGGACCACGTCCCTCATGCAGTACGTCGTGGTCGGTGCGCGCAGCGACACGTCCCAGATCTCGACCGACACCGCGGCCGCCGCGGCGAAGCCGGACTTCGCGAACCTCACCCTCGACGAGATCTGCACGCTCGCGAACTGGGACCTCTCCGCGTACCAGGCCGCCTGTGCGGGCGCCGAGCCGCTGCAGATCCCGGCCGGGGAGACCCCCGCCCTGCACTCGACAGAGGTCGCGTACGACGTCTCCGGCAAGACCATCGCCGACCTGCAGGCCGACATGGTCGCCGGCACGGTGACCTCGGTGCAGGTCACCAAGGCCTACCTCGACCGCATCGAGGCCTACGACTCCGGCGCCCTGGGGTTCCACGCGTTCATCACGGTGGCCAAGGACGCCGTCGCCCAGGCGATGGCGGCGGACAAGAAGCGCGCGGCCGGCGAGAAGGGCGACCTCCTGGGCGTGCCGATCGCACTGAAGGACCTGTACGACACCAAGGACATGCCCACCTCGGGCGGGACGCTGGCCCTGAAGGACTGGCAGCCCGGAGCGGACGCCTGGCAGGTCGCCAGGCTGCGCGAGGCCGGCGCGGTCATCATCGGCAAGACGAACCTGTCGGAGTTCGCGAACTCCGGCTCGTTCAGCGAGAGCGGCTTCCAGCAGACGTGGAACGCGCTGTACCCGTCCAAGACGTCGTTCGGCTCGTCGGGCGGATCCGCGACGGCGGTCGGCGCCGACCTGGCGGCCGGGGCGATGGGCACCCAGACCGGGGTCTCGCTGTACGCGCCGTCCACCGGCGCCGGCCTGACCTCGTTCCGCGGCACCGACGGCCTCACCAGCACCAACGGCGTCATGCCACTGACCTGGGCGACGGACTACGCCGGCCCGATCGCCAAGTCGGTCACCGACGTCGCCTCCCTGCTCGACGCCACCGCGACGCGGACCACGGGCAACAACCCTGACGACCTGCTCACGTCGCGGGTCGACAACAGCAACCGGCCGGCCGAGTGGAAGTCCGCGCTGAGGAGCGACGCCCTGAAGGGCAAGGTCATCGGATACGTCCCCTCGGCGTTCCGGTCCACGGCCATCACGGACGACAACGCCGGTCAGGTCGCGCTCGAGCAGGCCAGGACGGCGATCGAGGCGGCCGGCGGCACGCTGGTGCCGGTTGCCGAAGGACAGGCGACCGCACCGGCGAACCCGACCGGGAGCTTCCCGACGTCCGGCAGCGCCGGTGCCGAGGGGTGGGAGCGCTACATCGCCGAGGAGCGTCCGAACGCCTTCCCGCTGACCACCAAGCAGCTCATGGAGAGCCCGGCGAACCTGCCGTACAACGTGAGCGGCAACTACACGGCCCAGCCGATGGACGACACCAGCGTCGACAACCTGCTGAAGCGCCGGGACGCCTACAAGCAGACCGCCGCCAGCTGGATGGACTCCGCCTTCGGTGGCGAGCCGGTCGCCGCGGTGATCTATCCGGGCTTCCTCACGAGCGTCGGCAACAACGATGCGTCGTCGGCGATCTTCAGCTCGGACCGCGCCTCGGGCGTCCCGACCCAGTCCATCGGCCTGCCGACGGCGATCCTGCCGATCGGCAAGAACGAGGAGGGGCAGTCCAACAACGTGCAGATCGTGGGCCGTGCGTGGGACGACGCGTTGGTGCTCGGCCTCGGGTACGCCGTGGAGCAGCAGGCGCGGGCCGCGGTGCACACCGCGTTCGCTCCCGCGCTGCCGTGGACCGGTCCCGCGGACTCGGTGACCTCGGTGAGCCTCGACCGGACCGCGACGACGTACGGGACGGCTGTCCGGGCCACCGTGTCCGTCGCGTCCGACCCGGCCGCCACGGGCAAGGTCACGGTGCAGGTCGCGGGCAGGAAGGTCACGGGTACCGTGACCCGCGGTCGGGCCACGGTGACCCTGCCGACGAACGTGCCGGTCGGCAGCCATCTGGTCACCGCGAGCTATCTCGGGTCCGACACGGTCGCACCGAGCACGGCCACCGCCACGGTCAAGGTGGCCAAGGCGGGCACCCGCGCGACCATCAAGCTCGCCAAGTCCACCGTGAAGTCGGGCAAACGGGCCCTCCTGCGCATCACGGTCGTCGCGCCGCGCAAGGCCACGGTGCTGATCCACGACGGCAACAAGATCGTCCGGACGGTCACGGTCGGCAGGACGAAGTCGATCCGCCTGCCGAAGCTCGCGCCGGGACGCCACACGATCCGCGCCTACGTCGTGACAGGGGAGGAGTACTCGCCGGCGTGGAGCAAGAAGGTCAAGCTGCGGGTCTCGAAGAAGAAGTAG
- a CDS encoding magnesium transporter MgtE N-terminal domain-containing protein produces MSATAGRIFLSRIVGQAVFDPAGDQVGKLRDVVVAIRSAKQRPRVLGIVVEVLGRRRVFLPITRVTSLDSGQIITTGVLNVRRFEQRSTETLAIHELLDRTVTLPDGNPGTVYDLAMEQDPRRDWYISHLAVQAGGKRFGRRGPHQVLEWDEVKGLTSEETGQGATHLLATMDEMRAVDVANALRDLPSKRRMEVVSELDDERLADVLEELPEKYQIEILGVLDPGRAVDVLTEMDPDDAADLLGELPPATAEGLLLQMEPQDAQDVRRLLSYEERTAGGMMTTEPVVLSPDATIAEALARVRNPDLIPALASLVYVCRPPLETPTGRFLGIVHFQALLREPPSTLVGAIVDNDIDWPRPGASLQHVANLLAAYNMVALPVVDENSHLLGAVTIDDVLDHLLPEGWRESDPDNAEVVTHG; encoded by the coding sequence GTGAGCGCAACGGCCGGTCGGATCTTCCTGTCCCGCATCGTCGGGCAGGCGGTCTTCGACCCCGCGGGCGACCAGGTCGGCAAGCTGCGCGACGTCGTGGTGGCCATCCGGTCGGCGAAGCAGCGTCCGCGCGTCCTCGGCATCGTCGTGGAGGTCCTCGGCCGGCGCCGTGTGTTCCTGCCCATCACGCGCGTGACGTCGCTCGACTCCGGCCAGATCATCACGACCGGCGTCCTGAACGTCCGCAGGTTCGAGCAGCGCAGCACCGAGACGCTCGCGATCCACGAGCTCCTCGACCGCACCGTGACCCTCCCGGACGGCAACCCGGGCACGGTCTACGACCTCGCGATGGAGCAGGACCCGCGCCGCGACTGGTACATCTCCCACCTCGCGGTCCAGGCGGGCGGCAAGCGCTTCGGCCGCCGCGGCCCCCACCAAGTGCTGGAGTGGGACGAGGTCAAGGGCCTCACCTCCGAGGAGACCGGCCAGGGCGCGACGCACCTGCTCGCCACGATGGACGAGATGCGTGCCGTCGACGTCGCCAACGCCCTGCGGGACCTGCCCTCCAAGCGCCGCATGGAGGTCGTCTCCGAGCTCGACGACGAGCGCCTCGCCGACGTCCTCGAGGAGCTCCCCGAGAAGTACCAGATCGAGATCCTCGGCGTGCTCGACCCGGGCCGTGCGGTCGACGTGCTCACCGAGATGGACCCCGACGACGCGGCCGACCTGCTCGGCGAGCTCCCGCCGGCGACGGCGGAGGGGCTGCTGCTGCAGATGGAGCCGCAGGACGCCCAGGACGTGCGCCGTCTGCTGTCGTACGAGGAGCGCACGGCCGGCGGCATGATGACGACCGAGCCGGTGGTCCTGTCGCCCGACGCGACGATCGCCGAGGCCCTGGCACGCGTCCGCAACCCCGACCTCATCCCCGCGCTGGCCTCGCTGGTCTACGTGTGCCGGCCCCCGCTCGAGACGCCGACCGGCAGGTTCCTCGGCATCGTGCACTTCCAGGCCCTGCTGCGCGAGCCCCCGTCGACCCTCGTCGGGGCGATCGTCGACAACGACATCGACTGGCCCCGTCCCGGGGCGTCGCTGCAGCACGTCGCCAACCTGCTGGCGGCGTACAACATGGTCGCGCTTCCCGTCGTCGACGAGAACTCCCACCTGCTCGGGGCGGTGACCATCGACGACGTCCTCGATCACCTGCTCCCGGAGGGGTGGCGCGAGAGCGACCCGGACAACGCGGAGGTGGTCACCCATGGCTGA
- a CDS encoding SAM-dependent methyltransferase produces MSGDMFTEEFWDERYGSEDRIWSGQPNPQLVDRVTGMAPGRALDVGAGEGADAIWLARQGWTVTALDVSRVALDKAARHAVEAGVADAITWQQVDLGTWLGDPGAYDLVSAQFMYLPRPALTTLYRQLGAAVAPGGTLLLVGHDPIDERHGDHEFPDVRWTGEEAAGWLDPSEWSSIDVTTVRRQGQAGTMHDAIVQAVRA; encoded by the coding sequence ATGAGCGGAGACATGTTCACCGAGGAGTTCTGGGACGAGCGGTACGGGTCCGAGGACCGGATCTGGAGCGGGCAGCCCAATCCGCAGCTCGTCGACAGGGTGACCGGGATGGCCCCGGGACGGGCGCTGGACGTCGGTGCCGGCGAGGGCGCCGACGCGATCTGGCTGGCCCGCCAGGGCTGGACCGTCACGGCGCTCGACGTGTCCCGGGTCGCCCTCGACAAGGCGGCCCGGCACGCGGTGGAGGCCGGGGTCGCGGACGCGATCACCTGGCAGCAGGTCGACCTCGGCACGTGGCTGGGTGACCCCGGGGCGTACGACCTGGTGTCGGCGCAGTTCATGTACCTCCCGCGCCCCGCGCTGACGACGCTCTACCGGCAGCTGGGCGCAGCGGTCGCGCCGGGAGGCACGCTCCTGCTCGTCGGGCACGACCCGATCGACGAGCGGCACGGCGACCACGAGTTCCCGGACGTCCGCTGGACCGGCGAGGAGGCGGCCGGCTGGCTCGACCCGTCGGAGTGGTCGTCGATCGACGTCACGACGGTCCGCCGTCAGGGGCAGGCCGGGACGATGCACGACGCGATCGTCCAGGCGGTCCGTGCCTAG
- a CDS encoding DUF1003 domain-containing protein, with protein MAERARLDQPREVRRSIRPRRRELDPERFGRFAESTARFLGTATFIAWMTVFVAIWIGWNMPYGPDRHRWDEYPFIFLTLILSLQASYAAPLILLAQNRQEARDRVTQEQDRDATAQAAADMEFLAREVASLRLGIGEVATRDFIRGELRNLVNDLEKRDDVGEDEPAP; from the coding sequence ATGGCTGAGCGCGCACGTCTCGACCAGCCCCGCGAGGTCCGCCGGTCCATCCGCCCCCGCCGCCGCGAGCTCGATCCAGAGCGCTTCGGCCGGTTCGCGGAGTCCACCGCCCGGTTCCTCGGCACCGCCACGTTCATCGCGTGGATGACGGTCTTCGTCGCGATCTGGATCGGCTGGAACATGCCGTACGGTCCCGATCGTCACCGGTGGGACGAGTACCCGTTCATCTTCTTGACCCTCATCCTGTCGCTGCAGGCGTCGTACGCAGCCCCGCTGATCCTGCTGGCGCAGAACCGGCAGGAGGCCCGCGACCGCGTCACGCAGGAGCAGGACCGTGACGCGACCGCGCAGGCGGCCGCCGACATGGAGTTCCTGGCCCGCGAGGTCGCCAGCCTGCGCCTGGGCATCGGCGAGGTCGCGACTCGCGACTTCATCCGCGGTGAGCTCCGCAACTTGGTCAACGACCTGGAGAAGCGCGACGACGTCGGCGAGGACGAACCGGCCCCCTAG
- a CDS encoding TetR family transcriptional regulator, with the protein MTETPALSARGEATRARMLEAATAEFAQHGIAGARVDRIVAVARSNKAQLYAYFGSKDELFDTVFAASLERIMDVVPISAEDPGDWAVRLYDEYLARPDLIRLATWARLERRPAGHLVPDADRMDQGKLAAIAAGQAAGVLVEGDPFDIMAMVIAMSMAWSPVSNVYAATADEDEVVHRRRRDFLRDAVRRAVMV; encoded by the coding sequence ATGACCGAGACACCGGCCCTCAGCGCCCGCGGTGAGGCGACCCGCGCCCGCATGCTCGAGGCGGCGACCGCGGAGTTCGCCCAGCACGGCATCGCGGGGGCTCGGGTGGACCGCATCGTCGCGGTGGCGCGCAGCAACAAGGCCCAGCTGTACGCGTACTTCGGCAGCAAGGACGAGCTGTTCGACACGGTCTTCGCCGCGTCGCTCGAGCGGATCATGGACGTGGTGCCCATCAGCGCGGAGGACCCCGGGGACTGGGCCGTCCGTCTGTACGACGAGTACCTCGCGCGGCCCGACCTGATCCGGCTGGCCACGTGGGCGCGCCTCGAGCGGCGGCCCGCGGGCCACCTGGTCCCGGACGCCGACCGGATGGACCAGGGCAAGCTGGCCGCCATCGCCGCCGGCCAGGCGGCCGGTGTCCTGGTCGAGGGCGATCCGTTCGACATCATGGCGATGGTGATCGCGATGTCGATGGCGTGGTCGCCGGTGAGCAACGTGTACGCCGCGACCGCCGACGAGGACGAGGTCGTGCACCGCCGGCGCCGTGACTTCCTGCGCGACGCAGTGCGCAGGGCGGTCATGGTCTGA
- a CDS encoding DUF1810 domain-containing protein yields MTEAAATDPFDLQRFVDAQGNGTYERAVAELRDGHKTTHWMWFVFPQVAGLGRSDTAVRFAISGRDEAAAYLAHPVLGPRLAECAAILADARGTATDVLGEVDAQKLRSSVTLFAEVADDPAPFRAVLDRHFAGLADQATLDRL; encoded by the coding sequence GTGACGGAGGCCGCCGCGACCGATCCGTTCGACCTGCAGCGTTTCGTCGACGCCCAGGGCAACGGCACGTACGAGCGAGCCGTCGCCGAGCTGCGCGACGGTCACAAGACGACGCACTGGATGTGGTTCGTGTTCCCGCAGGTCGCAGGGCTCGGACGCAGCGACACCGCCGTCCGCTTCGCGATCTCCGGGCGCGACGAGGCCGCCGCGTACCTGGCGCATCCGGTGCTCGGGCCGCGCCTGGCCGAGTGCGCGGCGATCCTGGCGGACGCACGGGGCACGGCGACGGACGTCCTGGGTGAGGTCGACGCGCAGAAGCTGCGCTCCTCGGTCACGCTGTTCGCCGAGGTCGCCGACGACCCGGCACCGTTCCGCGCCGTGCTCGACCGGCACTTCGCCGGCCTGGCCGACCAGGCGACGCTCGATCGGCTCTGA